The segment ACTTTCGGTTTTTTTCGTCTAATTTATCAGATTTATGGAGAAAAGCCAATTACCGAAGTTGTTTATCCCGGACGCTAAGTAACTGATTAAAAAATTCTCGCAACCGCTCCCGGATCTCAAGCCAGTGGTCGGGTGCCAACCAGTAGATCTCCGGGTCGGCCCGGAACCAGGTCATTTGGCGCTTGGCATAACGCCGCGTATCCCGCTTCAGTCGGTCAATGGTCGCCTCCCAGTCCCCGCCGTCCTGCAGATAAGAGATCAGATGACGGTAGCCCAGGGCCTGGAACGGTTTTAGCCCACGGTCATAGCGGCTCAGGAGAGCCTCAACCTCGGTTAAGAATCCCTGCGCCAGCATCTCCTCCACCCGAGCATTGATGCGATCATAAAGCTGGTCCCGATCCAAAGCCAGCCCCAATTTCAGCACCCGATAGGGGCGATCCTGAAAGCGGTGGGCCTGTTGCAGGCGAGACAAGGGTTGGCCATTGGCCTCTATAACCTCCAAGGCCCGCAAGATGCGAAAGGCATCATTGGGGTGGAGCCGGATTGCGACTTTCGGGTCCAGGCGGTGCAGGCGGGCATAAAGCTCGGGCAAGCCAAGGGTGGCCAGTTCCTGGCGCAACCGATCGCGGATCACCCGGTCCTGAACCTGGTCATCAAACAGCCCCTGTAATAAAGCCTTGATATACAGTCCGGTGCCCCCCACGACCAAAGGCGGAATCCGCCGGGCGTGCAGGTCGGCAATGACCTGGCGACCCCGGCGGCAATACTGGGCTGCATCAAATTCCTCATCCGGAAAGACCACATCGATCAAATGATGGGGAACTGCAGCCCGCTGCTCCGGGGTGGGTTTGGCCGTGCCGATATCCATTTCCCGGTACACCTGGAGAGAGTCGGCACTGATAATTTCAGCCCCCAGTTCCTGCGCCAAGCGGATCGCCAACCCGGTTTTACCGGCTCCGGTAGCCCCCAGGATAACTGCTACAGGTGAAAGCTTCATAGGTCTTAAGGC is part of the Deltaproteobacteria bacterium genome and harbors:
- the miaA gene encoding tRNA (adenosine(37)-N6)-dimethylallyltransferase MiaA produces the protein MKLSPVAVILGATGAGKTGLAIRLAQELGAEIISADSLQVYREMDIGTAKPTPEQRAAVPHHLIDVVFPDEEFDAAQYCRRGRQVIADLHARRIPPLVVGGTGLYIKALLQGLFDDQVQDRVIRDRLRQELATLGLPELYARLHRLDPKVAIRLHPNDAFRILRALEVIEANGQPLSRLQQAHRFQDRPYRVLKLGLALDRDQLYDRINARVEEMLAQGFLTEVEALLSRYDRGLKPFQALGYRHLISYLQDGGDWEATIDRLKRDTRRYAKRQMTWFRADPEIYWLAPDHWLEIRERLREFFNQLLSVRDKQLR